A section of the Rhizobium sp. BG4 genome encodes:
- a CDS encoding chemotaxis response regulator protein-glutamate methylesterase, protein MGKKVRVLVIDDSASVRQTLVRILEEDPDIEVMGVATDPFMAARKLQEDVPDVITLDVEMPRMDGITFLRKLMSQHPIPVVMCSSLTEAGSETLIQALEAGAVDIILKQKIGAADSLADDAIRIREVVKGAAHARLPSARRVAGAARSASADGPAKKLTADAMLPPPTGRAMAKTTEMVVCVGASTGGTEALREFLEGLPANAPGMVIVQHMPEKFTAAFAKRLNGLCEVEVKEAADGDAVLRGHVLIAPGDRHMLLERQGARYYVSVKTGPLVSRHRPSVDVLFRSAARAAGSNAMGIIMTGMGDDGARGMLEMHQAGAYTVAQDEASCVVFGMPKEAIAKGGVSRILPLDQIAREVLLTQQKF, encoded by the coding sequence ATGGGAAAGAAGGTTCGCGTTCTCGTCATCGATGACTCCGCCAGCGTTCGTCAGACGCTGGTGCGCATTCTCGAGGAAGATCCCGATATTGAAGTCATGGGGGTGGCGACAGATCCCTTCATGGCCGCCCGCAAGCTGCAGGAAGACGTCCCTGATGTCATCACGCTGGATGTCGAGATGCCGCGCATGGATGGCATCACCTTCCTGCGCAAGCTGATGTCGCAGCATCCGATCCCGGTCGTCATGTGCTCGTCGCTGACGGAAGCAGGTTCCGAAACGCTGATCCAGGCGTTGGAAGCCGGCGCGGTGGATATCATTCTCAAGCAGAAGATCGGTGCGGCCGACAGTCTGGCCGACGACGCGATCCGCATTCGCGAGGTGGTGAAGGGTGCGGCTCATGCGCGCCTTCCCTCCGCTCGCCGTGTGGCGGGTGCGGCGCGTTCAGCCTCGGCCGACGGTCCGGCCAAGAAGCTGACGGCTGACGCAATGCTGCCGCCGCCGACGGGTCGCGCCATGGCGAAGACCACCGAGATGGTCGTCTGTGTCGGCGCCTCGACGGGCGGAACGGAAGCGCTGCGCGAATTTCTGGAAGGATTGCCTGCGAATGCTCCAGGCATGGTCATCGTTCAGCACATGCCGGAGAAGTTCACCGCCGCCTTCGCCAAGCGCCTCAACGGCCTCTGCGAAGTCGAGGTCAAGGAAGCGGCCGATGGCGACGCTGTTCTGCGCGGCCACGTGCTGATTGCGCCGGGCGACCGGCACATGCTGCTGGAGCGCCAGGGGGCTCGCTACTATGTCTCGGTGAAGACAGGTCCGCTGGTTTCCCGCCACCGCCCGTCTGTCGATGTGCTCTTCCGCTCGGCGGCGCGCGCTGCCGGCTCGAACGCGATGGGCATCATCATGACCGGGATGGGCGACGACGGCGCCCGCGGCATGCTCGAGATGCACCAGGCCGGCGCCTATACGGTGGCGCAGGACGAAGCGAGCTGCGTCGTCTTCGGCATGCCGAAGGAAGCGATCGCCAAGGGCGGCGTCAGCCGCATCCTGCCGCTCGACCAGATCGCCCGCGAAGTGCTTCTGACACAGCAGAAATTCTAG
- a CDS encoding 3-oxoacyl-ACP reductase family protein: MTKPLDGKTALVTGGSRGIGAAIVRRLAGDGAAVAFTYANSKEKAEALTARIEAEGGKAIAIQADSADAAALQAAIDQAARHFGGLDILVNNAGILMRSPIDTFSLDDFDRMFAINVKAVFAGTQAAARHMQSGGRIITVGSVTAERSGFPGASVYSMTKGAVAAMTRGLARDLGPRGITVNAIQPGPTATDMNSDPGSHEMLQGLMALGRLGEDREIASLAAYLASPDASFVTGASLTIDGGYLA, from the coding sequence ATGACGAAACCTCTTGATGGAAAGACCGCACTGGTGACCGGCGGCTCCCGCGGCATCGGCGCAGCAATCGTCCGCCGTCTTGCCGGGGACGGCGCGGCGGTAGCCTTCACCTATGCAAATTCGAAGGAAAAGGCCGAGGCTCTAACGGCCCGGATCGAGGCCGAGGGCGGCAAGGCAATCGCCATCCAAGCCGATAGCGCCGATGCGGCCGCACTGCAGGCGGCAATCGATCAGGCCGCCCGCCATTTCGGCGGGCTCGATATTTTGGTCAACAATGCCGGGATCCTGATGCGCAGCCCGATCGACACCTTTTCGCTCGACGATTTCGATCGCATGTTCGCCATCAACGTCAAAGCGGTCTTTGCCGGGACGCAGGCGGCTGCACGGCACATGCAGAGCGGCGGCCGGATCATCACCGTCGGCAGCGTCACTGCCGAGCGCAGCGGCTTTCCCGGCGCATCGGTCTACAGCATGACGAAAGGCGCTGTCGCCGCCATGACCCGCGGCCTTGCCCGCGATCTCGGTCCACGCGGCATCACCGTCAACGCCATCCAGCCCGGCCCGACGGCGACGGACATGAACTCGGATCCGGGTTCGCATGAGATGCTGCAAGGGCTGATGGCGCTCGGCCGTCTCGGCGAGGACCGCGAGATTGCCAGCCTTGCCGCCTATCTCGCCAGCCCCGATGCATCCTTCGTCACCGGCGCTAGCCTGACGATCGACGGCGGTTATCTCGCCTGA
- a CDS encoding TetR/AcrR family transcriptional regulator, whose translation MARHKEFDRDKALGAAIGIFSQHGYEGSSTDALLTAMKISRQSMYDTFGDKRSLYLEALKRYNTDSVSRIIDDMKGNGSALDALEAALVAFASRPTAEASLGCMGVSAVCEFGRTDNDVATLTDSASATLGRAITRLIEGGLASGEISAEIDPDAAVQFLGATLSGMKVSARNGATPDILRTIARLAIRSLR comes from the coding sequence ATGGCACGTCACAAGGAATTCGACCGGGACAAGGCTCTCGGCGCCGCTATCGGCATCTTCTCCCAGCATGGCTATGAGGGGAGCTCGACCGATGCGCTGCTAACGGCGATGAAGATCAGCCGGCAAAGCATGTACGATACCTTTGGCGACAAGCGCAGCCTCTATCTGGAGGCGCTGAAGCGCTACAACACTGACAGCGTCTCGCGCATCATTGATGATATGAAGGGGAACGGCTCTGCGCTCGACGCATTGGAAGCTGCCCTTGTCGCCTTCGCCTCGCGTCCCACTGCCGAGGCATCGCTCGGCTGCATGGGCGTCAGCGCCGTCTGCGAGTTCGGCAGGACCGACAATGACGTCGCGACGCTGACAGACAGCGCTTCGGCCACTCTCGGCCGGGCAATCACCAGGCTGATCGAAGGCGGCCTGGCAAGCGGCGAGATCAGCGCCGAGATCGATCCGGATGCCGCCGTACAATTTCTTGGCGCAACGCTATCCGGCATGAAGGTCAGCGCCCGCAACGGCGCCACGCCGGACATACTCAGAACAATCGCCCGCCTCGCCATCCGCAGCCTTCGCTAA
- a CDS encoding inositol monophosphatase family protein has product MARSALLNVMVQAAIKAGKSLGRDFGEVQNLQVSVKGPGDFVSNADRKAEKIVKDELLKARPTYGFLGEESEEIKGTDGAHRWIVDPLDGTTNFLHGIPMFAVSIALERNGEIVAGVVFNPATDELYTAERGGGAFLNDRRLRVGARRVLSDAVVACGVPHLGRGNHGKFLVELRHVMGEVAGVRRMGSASLDLAYVAAGRFDGFWENGLSAWDIAAGILLIREAGGYATDWDGGANVVEGGAVVAGNEYIHKALMEVIKRPIPSK; this is encoded by the coding sequence ATGGCCCGTTCTGCTCTTCTCAATGTCATGGTTCAGGCTGCCATCAAGGCAGGCAAGTCGCTGGGGCGTGATTTCGGGGAAGTTCAGAACCTGCAGGTTTCGGTCAAGGGACCGGGTGACTTCGTTTCCAACGCTGATCGCAAGGCCGAGAAGATCGTCAAGGACGAGCTTCTGAAGGCTCGCCCGACCTACGGTTTCCTCGGCGAGGAAAGCGAAGAGATCAAAGGCACCGACGGCGCGCATCGCTGGATCGTCGATCCGCTCGACGGCACCACCAACTTCCTGCACGGCATTCCGATGTTTGCCGTTTCGATCGCTCTGGAGCGCAACGGCGAAATCGTCGCCGGCGTCGTCTTCAACCCGGCGACCGATGAGCTCTACACCGCCGAGCGTGGCGGTGGCGCCTTCCTCAACGATCGCCGCCTGCGCGTCGGCGCCCGCCGCGTCCTGTCGGATGCCGTCGTTGCCTGCGGCGTGCCGCATCTCGGCCGCGGCAATCACGGCAAGTTCCTCGTCGAGCTGCGCCATGTGATGGGCGAAGTTGCCGGCGTGCGCCGCATGGGTTCGGCGTCGCTCGATCTCGCCTACGTCGCTGCCGGCCGGTTCGACGGCTTCTGGGAAAACGGTCTCTCGGCCTGGGATATCGCTGCCGGCATCCTGCTGATCCGCGAAGCAGGCGGCTACGCAACCGATTGGGATGGTGGAGCAAACGTCGTTGAAGGTGGCGCAGTGGTCGCCGGCAACGAGTACATCCACAAAGCGCTTATGGAAGTCATCAAGCGCCCTATCCCTTCGAAGTAG
- a CDS encoding MotA/TolQ/ExbB proton channel family protein, translating to MENVNAAEFGSTEKPSGTYTYKLSSPMSFLWTMLLFLVIVGFIAAILFRQTQTAFMHNPGLNGLILGVLAVGIILVFNHVLALRPEVRWFNSFRAAGSADKVNRNPRLLAPMRALIGNRKSTATLSTTALRSILDSIATRLDESRDTSRYLIGLLVFLGLLGTFWGLIGTIGSISNVIQSLDAGSNGSGDVLATLKEGLSTPLSGMGQAFSSSLLGLSGSLILGFLDLQAGRAQNRFYMELENALSSVTDVGSDVPVAAALDAPAGSSEDVRALSDYLKKVSEEGGAGNQRSVAAMASLAEGIQGLVKNMRNEQQMLRDWIEAQQDEAKAMRRTLDRLAERIGGQERTSYRSSQTEKSEGK from the coding sequence ATGGAAAATGTGAATGCGGCGGAGTTCGGCTCGACCGAAAAACCGAGCGGTACCTATACGTACAAACTCTCCAGCCCGATGTCCTTCCTCTGGACGATGCTCCTGTTCCTGGTGATCGTCGGCTTCATCGCCGCGATCCTTTTCAGGCAGACGCAGACGGCGTTCATGCACAATCCCGGCCTCAACGGGCTGATCCTCGGCGTTCTCGCCGTCGGCATCATTCTGGTTTTCAATCATGTTCTGGCGCTGCGCCCGGAAGTGCGCTGGTTCAATTCGTTCCGCGCCGCAGGCAGCGCCGACAAGGTGAACCGCAATCCGCGGCTGCTGGCGCCGATGCGGGCGCTGATCGGTAACCGCAAATCGACGGCGACGCTGTCGACGACGGCGCTGCGCTCGATCCTCGATTCGATCGCCACACGCCTCGATGAATCCCGCGACACCTCGCGCTATCTCATCGGCCTGCTCGTCTTCCTCGGTCTGCTCGGCACCTTCTGGGGCCTGATCGGCACGATCGGCTCGATCAGCAACGTCATCCAGTCGCTCGATGCCGGTTCGAACGGTTCCGGCGATGTTCTCGCCACCCTGAAGGAAGGCCTGTCGACTCCGCTGTCGGGCATGGGCCAGGCCTTCTCGTCCTCGTTGCTCGGCCTTTCCGGCTCGCTGATCCTCGGCTTCCTCGACCTGCAGGCCGGCCGCGCGCAGAACCGCTTCTATATGGAGCTGGAAAACGCACTGTCCTCGGTCACAGACGTCGGCTCCGATGTTCCCGTTGCCGCCGCGCTCGATGCGCCTGCCGGATCGTCCGAAGATGTCCGTGCGCTTTCTGATTATCTGAAGAAGGTTTCGGAAGAAGGGGGTGCGGGCAACCAGCGCTCGGTCGCCGCGATGGCGAGCCTCGCCGAAGGCATTCAGGGCCTCGTCAAGAACATGCGCAACGAGCAGCAGATGCTGCGCGACTGGATAGAGGCGCAGCAGGACGAGGCGAAGGCGATGCGCCGCACCCTCGACAGGCTTGCCGAGCGCATCGGCGGCCAGGAGCGCACCAGCTACCGCAGCAGCCAGACCGAAAAGAGCGAGGGCAAATAA
- a CDS encoding peptidoglycan -binding protein, with the protein MALAKNRRRERTVDYWPGFVDALSTLLIAIMFLLTVFVVGQFILSREISGRDEVLNRLNSQINELTQLLALEKGSKQDLEDSVANLQASLAGAESERSRLQALLDAGSGGQEAAQQKIGGLTKELDEQKQVSERAMSQVELLNQQISALRSQIAAVEAALQASEQKDQTSQTKIADLGRRLNVALAQRVQELNRYRSDFFGRLREILSDRENIRIVGDRFVFQSEVLFPSGSSDLNPDGTAEMGKLAAALLDLAKEIPPEINWVLRVDGHTDNVALSGNGRYRDNWELSSARAISVVKYLISQGVPADRLVAAGFGEFQPIAPGDTPEARATNRRIELKLTEK; encoded by the coding sequence ATGGCTCTTGCCAAGAACCGCCGCCGCGAGCGTACGGTCGACTATTGGCCGGGTTTCGTTGACGCGCTGTCGACGCTGCTGATCGCCATCATGTTCCTGCTGACGGTCTTCGTCGTCGGCCAGTTTATTCTCAGCCGCGAGATTTCCGGCCGTGACGAGGTGCTGAACCGCCTCAACAGCCAGATCAACGAGCTGACGCAGCTTCTGGCCCTTGAGAAGGGCAGCAAGCAGGATCTGGAAGATTCCGTTGCCAATCTGCAGGCTTCGCTTGCGGGTGCCGAGAGCGAGCGTTCGCGGCTGCAGGCGCTGCTCGATGCCGGTTCCGGCGGGCAGGAAGCAGCGCAGCAGAAGATTGGCGGCCTGACCAAGGAACTCGACGAGCAGAAGCAGGTCAGCGAGCGGGCGATGAGCCAGGTCGAACTGCTCAACCAGCAGATATCGGCGCTGCGCAGCCAGATCGCCGCCGTCGAAGCGGCGCTGCAGGCATCCGAGCAGAAGGACCAGACCTCGCAGACCAAGATCGCCGATCTTGGCCGCCGCCTGAATGTGGCGCTGGCACAGCGCGTGCAGGAGCTCAACCGCTATCGTTCGGACTTCTTCGGCCGCCTGCGCGAAATCCTCTCTGACCGCGAAAACATTCGCATCGTCGGCGACCGTTTCGTGTTCCAGTCGGAAGTGCTGTTCCCATCGGGCAGCTCGGATCTGAATCCCGACGGCACGGCCGAGATGGGCAAGCTCGCCGCCGCACTTCTCGATCTCGCGAAGGAAATTCCGCCGGAGATCAACTGGGTGCTGCGTGTCGACGGTCACACGGATAATGTCGCGCTCTCCGGCAACGGCCGCTACCGCGACAACTGGGAGCTTTCCTCAGCGCGCGCGATTTCCGTCGTCAAATACCTGATCTCACAGGGTGTTCCTGCCGACCGCCTGGTGGCCGCCGGCTTCGGCGAGTTCCAGCCGATCGCGCCGGGCGATACGCCGGAAGCGCGGGCGACGAACCGCCGTATCGAGCTCAAGCTCACCGAGAAATAA
- a CDS encoding YegP family protein produces MYKFEVYKDKAGEFRFRFKASNGEQMFGSEGYKAKASALSAIESIKKNAPGATVDDQTKPTA; encoded by the coding sequence ATGTATAAGTTTGAAGTGTACAAAGACAAGGCCGGCGAATTCCGTTTCCGCTTCAAGGCGTCTAACGGCGAGCAGATGTTCGGCTCGGAAGGTTACAAGGCCAAGGCATCCGCGCTGAGCGCCATTGAATCCATCAAGAAGAATGCGCCCGGCGCAACAGTTGACGATCAGACCAAGCCCACGGCTTGA
- a CDS encoding tripartite tricarboxylate transporter substrate binding protein, translating to MALFNFTRRASLALGLGLFATLSAGTAMAEGFPDRTITMVVPFAAGGSTDVVARIIAEKMSEDLGQQVIVQNVAGAGGNLGADNVARAEPDGYTILMGTVATHALNPLILKSTPYDPQKDFSPVSLLVIVPNVLVVNPELPAKNVQELIALLKAEPDKWSYASSGNGTPLHLSGELFNAMAGTKMQHIPYKGAGPALTDLLGNQVSIMFDNLPSSSGHIKSGKLRALAVTTAQRAPSFPDIPTVAESGVPGYETYTWNALFAPANTPTDVVAKLNESANKALKDPAVAGRMKEFSATIVGSTPDELGAHVKAELAKWEPIVKGANIQME from the coding sequence ATGGCGCTTTTCAATTTCACCCGCCGGGCAAGCCTGGCGCTCGGCCTTGGGCTGTTTGCCACGCTCAGCGCCGGCACGGCGATGGCGGAAGGCTTTCCGGATCGCACGATCACGATGGTCGTGCCTTTCGCGGCCGGCGGATCGACCGACGTGGTGGCCCGCATCATCGCCGAGAAGATGTCGGAGGACCTCGGCCAGCAGGTGATCGTGCAGAACGTTGCCGGTGCCGGCGGCAATCTTGGCGCCGATAATGTCGCCCGCGCCGAACCGGATGGCTACACCATCCTGATGGGCACCGTCGCCACCCACGCGCTGAACCCGCTGATCCTGAAATCGACGCCCTATGACCCGCAGAAGGATTTCTCGCCGGTCTCGCTTCTCGTCATCGTGCCAAACGTGCTGGTCGTCAATCCGGAGCTGCCCGCCAAGAACGTGCAGGAACTGATCGCGCTTTTGAAGGCCGAGCCGGACAAGTGGAGCTACGCCTCTTCGGGTAACGGCACGCCGCTGCATCTCTCCGGCGAGCTCTTCAATGCCATGGCCGGCACCAAGATGCAGCACATCCCCTACAAGGGTGCCGGACCGGCGCTGACCGATCTTCTCGGCAATCAGGTGTCGATCATGTTCGACAACCTCCCCTCCTCGTCCGGCCATATCAAGAGCGGCAAGCTTCGGGCGCTGGCGGTCACGACGGCCCAGCGCGCGCCCTCTTTCCCTGACATTCCGACGGTCGCTGAATCAGGTGTTCCGGGCTACGAGACCTATACCTGGAACGCGCTTTTCGCCCCGGCAAATACGCCGACCGATGTCGTCGCCAAGCTGAACGAGTCGGCCAACAAGGCGCTCAAGGATCCGGCTGTCGCAGGCCGCATGAAGGAGTTCAGCGCCACCATCGTCGGCTCGACGCCGGACGAGCTTGGCGCCCATGTGAAGGCCGAATTGGCGAAGTGGGAGCCAATCGTAAAAGGCGCAAATATCCAGATGGAATAG